Proteins from one Malaya genurostris strain Urasoe2022 chromosome 2, Malgen_1.1, whole genome shotgun sequence genomic window:
- the LOC131432472 gene encoding PHD finger protein 12 isoform X1, which produces MSKNRVQYDLNTADGLMPLIQALIKPPESGEPCSKSVGKKTNHPYYRKPGRGHNNDTCDACKEGGDLICCDRCPSSFHLNCHDPPLDDGDIPNGLWICHTCKMTESLKCEPQQEYRLESTESLQLKIKKMRNRSSSRKNSVASVGHDKSNNVTREEDLELENLMKQDTSNLSPMDQLIRAARILNPRQFELPREINSHFPFPGTEKQDYVSKNGNSKRGTRGRKIYELDVQGLVPLPAKTCHACGKSCRLAPLIACDYCDLFFHQDCLDPPLTALPTAMWMCPNHVEQYIDWKLVNSVSATERMKLWNHFNAIVDQDSVKNEFFRKVYRCNPPFRIKQKPKLRDRIDVPAMVQFHYSNPSNLIPSLRVLLRTKRVKYVDCKTSGYDDLQLISMINKELKEIKDAGEKIEKPGHFSFENDNPNSEKIHQDTILKSSAKINTSSKVKKFKALHTRNVKVEEKSEEIKNQFSKLKEVEFKPIKEINVNEFINDGTDLQKTVNVELSCLDDSLIKMLAYQRLQQIMVQDSHKIEKDSKTETMKTIEKIIQKDDLAKSMPLPSQLLTKDDIERIAREFTSPKREHEGSDKYASFPCSSFKLEIKNKSDAISPIDEQKQLSGNLSKCMTCQDLRARAVITPIAAGVQHNNFYEKPNFSHSVYMRYRAISIGIGRGNDIQLNQYGNCQCISEKHATIFYDEVTKMFELLNYSEFGTEVNGQLYSCDFTMQTKLEASVDSEHPPNKKTKKDEYDDLSGDKRIDKQKIRKDMIKLIDASRQINREKYDFFSNAMMTNVVHPTCHCLGLYPKTIGWEGTAILYQGTLLKFGCMSFVFSITDYDYNSEDFADSDGSSGDD; this is translated from the exons ATGTCTAAGAACAGAGTTCAGTATGATTTGAATACAGCCGATGGCCTGATGCct CTTATTCAAGCGCTCATAAAACCACCGGAATCTGGAGAACCTTGTTCTAAAAGTgtaggaaaaaaaacaaatcatccTTACTACCGAAAACCAGGACGTGGTCATAATAATGACACCTGTGATGCTTGCAAGGAAGGGGGAGATTTGATTTGTTGTGATCGGTGTCCATCCAGCTTTCATCTCAATTGCCA TGATCCTCCCCTTGATGACGGAGACATTCCTAATGGACTTTGGATATGTCATACTTGCAAGATGACAGAATCATTGAAATGTGAACCGCAGCAAGAATATCGTTTAGAATCCACGGAGTCATTgcaattgaaaattaaaaaaatgcgtAACCGTAGTAGTTCTCGTAAAAATTCCGTAGCCAGTGTCGGACACGATAAGTCAAATAATGTTACCAGGGAAGAAGatctagaattagaaaatcttaTGAAACAAGATACGTCAAATTTATCTCCAATGGATCAACTAATTCGTGCAGCTCGAATTCTCAATCCACGTCAATTTGAGTTGCCTCGTGAAATAAACTCTCATTTTCCTTTTCCTGGGACAGAAAAACAAGATTACGTGAGTAAAAATGGGAATAGTAAACGAGGAACTAGAGGACGTAAAATTTACGAGTTAGACGTACAAGGGTTGGTACCTCTACCGGCGAAAACGTGTCATGCTTGCGGCAAATCTTGTCGACTAGCACCGCTGATTGCTTGTGATTACTGTGATTTATTTTTCCACCAGGATTGTCTTGATCCCCCTTTAACGGCACTTCCGACTGCCATGTGGATGTGTCCGAATCATGTCGAACAATACATT GATTGGAAATTAGTAAATTCAGTTTCTGCGACAGAGCGCATGAAATTGTGGAATCATTTCAATGCAATTGTTGATCAGGACAGcgtaaaaaatgaattttttcgtAAAGTTTATCGTTGCAATCCACCGTTTCGTATCAAACAAAAACCGAAATTGCGTGATCGAATAGATGTTCCAGCAATGGTTCAGTTTCATTACAGCAATCCTTCTAATTTAATACCATCTCTACGTGTTTTATTGCGAACCAAACGAGTAAAATATGTTGATTGCAAAACTTCAGGCTACGATGATTTGCAACTAATTTCCATGATAAATAAGGAGCTTAAGGAAATAAAAGATGCAGGTGAGAAAATAGAAAAACCTGgacatttttcatttgaaaacgaTAACCCAAATTCTGAGAAAATACATCAAGATACAATTCTAAAATCATCTGCAAAAATTAACACTAGCTCtaaagtaaaaaaattcaaagcaTTACACACAAGAAATGTAAAGGTGGAAGAAAAATCCGAAGaaattaaaaatcaatttaGCAAATTGAAAGAGGTTGAATTCAAACCGATAAAAGAAATTAATGTCAACGAGTTTATCAATGATGGGACTGATTTGCAGAAGA CAGTAAACGTGGAACTATCATGTCTTGACGACTCTCTAATTAAAATGTTGGCATACCAACGACTGCAGCAAATAATGGTACAGGACAGCCACAAAATAGAGAAGGATTCAAAAActgaaacaatgaaaacaattgaaaaaataatacaaaaagaCGATCTTGCCAAGTCCATGCCATTACCCAGTCAACTATTAACTAAGGACGACATTGAACGTATTGCTAGAGAATTCACTAGCCCAAAGAGAGAACATGAAGGCTCAGATAAGTATGCTTCTTTTCCTTGTTCGTCGTTTAAGCTGGAAATAAAGAACAAATCGGACGCGATTTCTCCAATTGATGAACAAAAGCAGCTCTCTGGAAATCTTAGTAAATGTATGACATGTCAGGATCTTCGTGCACGAGCTGTTATCACTCCCATTGCTGCAGGAGTGCAACACaacaatttttatgaaaaaccCAACTTTTCACATTCTGTTTACATGCGATATCGTGCAATATCAATAGGAATTGGACGCGGTAATGACATACAATTAAATCAGTATGGTAACTGTCAATGTATCTCTGAAAAACATGCTACGATCTTCTATGATGAG GTAACTAAAATGTTTGAGCTGCTGAACTATTCCGAGTTTGGAACAGAAGTTAATGGACAATTGTATTCAtgtgattttactatgcaaacCAAACTCGAAGCTTCCGTCGATTCGGAACATCCACCaaacaaaaaaacgaaaaaagatgAATATGACGATTTGAGTGGGGATAAACGAATCGACAAACAGAAAATTCGAAAAGATATGATAAAGCTAATTGATGCCTCACGTCAAATCAACCGTGAGAAATACGACTTTTTCTCAAATGCTAT
- the LOC131432472 gene encoding PHD finger protein 12 isoform X2, translating into MSKNRVQYDLNTADGLMPLIQALIKPPESGEPCSKSVGKKTNHPYYRKPGRGHNNDTCDACKEGGDLICCDRCPSSFHLNCHDPPLDDGDIPNGLWICHTCKMTESLKCEPQQEYRLESTESLQLKIKKMRNRSSSRKNSVASVGHDKSNNVTREEDLELENLMKQDTSNLSPMDQLIRAARILNPRQFELPREINSHFPFPGTEKQDYVSKNGNSKRGTRGRKIYELDVQGLVPLPAKTCHACGKSCRLAPLIACDYCDLFFHQDCLDPPLTALPTAMWMCPNHVEQYIDWKLVNSVSATERMKLWNHFNAIVDQDSVKNEFFRKVYRCNPPFRIKQKPKLRDRIDVPAMVQFHYSNPSNLIPSLRVLLRTKRVKYVDCKTSGYDDLQLISMINKELKEIKDAGEKIEKPGHFSFENDNPNSEKIHQDTILKSSAKINTSSKVKKFKALHTRNVKVEEKSEEIKNQFSKLKEVEFKPIKEINVNEFINDGTDLQKINVELSCLDDSLIKMLAYQRLQQIMVQDSHKIEKDSKTETMKTIEKIIQKDDLAKSMPLPSQLLTKDDIERIAREFTSPKREHEGSDKYASFPCSSFKLEIKNKSDAISPIDEQKQLSGNLSKCMTCQDLRARAVITPIAAGVQHNNFYEKPNFSHSVYMRYRAISIGIGRGNDIQLNQYGNCQCISEKHATIFYDEVTKMFELLNYSEFGTEVNGQLYSCDFTMQTKLEASVDSEHPPNKKTKKDEYDDLSGDKRIDKQKIRKDMIKLIDASRQINREKYDFFSNAMMTNVVHPTCHCLGLYPKTIGWEGTAILYQGTLLKFGCMSFVFSITDYDYNSEDFADSDGSSGDD; encoded by the exons ATGTCTAAGAACAGAGTTCAGTATGATTTGAATACAGCCGATGGCCTGATGCct CTTATTCAAGCGCTCATAAAACCACCGGAATCTGGAGAACCTTGTTCTAAAAGTgtaggaaaaaaaacaaatcatccTTACTACCGAAAACCAGGACGTGGTCATAATAATGACACCTGTGATGCTTGCAAGGAAGGGGGAGATTTGATTTGTTGTGATCGGTGTCCATCCAGCTTTCATCTCAATTGCCA TGATCCTCCCCTTGATGACGGAGACATTCCTAATGGACTTTGGATATGTCATACTTGCAAGATGACAGAATCATTGAAATGTGAACCGCAGCAAGAATATCGTTTAGAATCCACGGAGTCATTgcaattgaaaattaaaaaaatgcgtAACCGTAGTAGTTCTCGTAAAAATTCCGTAGCCAGTGTCGGACACGATAAGTCAAATAATGTTACCAGGGAAGAAGatctagaattagaaaatcttaTGAAACAAGATACGTCAAATTTATCTCCAATGGATCAACTAATTCGTGCAGCTCGAATTCTCAATCCACGTCAATTTGAGTTGCCTCGTGAAATAAACTCTCATTTTCCTTTTCCTGGGACAGAAAAACAAGATTACGTGAGTAAAAATGGGAATAGTAAACGAGGAACTAGAGGACGTAAAATTTACGAGTTAGACGTACAAGGGTTGGTACCTCTACCGGCGAAAACGTGTCATGCTTGCGGCAAATCTTGTCGACTAGCACCGCTGATTGCTTGTGATTACTGTGATTTATTTTTCCACCAGGATTGTCTTGATCCCCCTTTAACGGCACTTCCGACTGCCATGTGGATGTGTCCGAATCATGTCGAACAATACATT GATTGGAAATTAGTAAATTCAGTTTCTGCGACAGAGCGCATGAAATTGTGGAATCATTTCAATGCAATTGTTGATCAGGACAGcgtaaaaaatgaattttttcgtAAAGTTTATCGTTGCAATCCACCGTTTCGTATCAAACAAAAACCGAAATTGCGTGATCGAATAGATGTTCCAGCAATGGTTCAGTTTCATTACAGCAATCCTTCTAATTTAATACCATCTCTACGTGTTTTATTGCGAACCAAACGAGTAAAATATGTTGATTGCAAAACTTCAGGCTACGATGATTTGCAACTAATTTCCATGATAAATAAGGAGCTTAAGGAAATAAAAGATGCAGGTGAGAAAATAGAAAAACCTGgacatttttcatttgaaaacgaTAACCCAAATTCTGAGAAAATACATCAAGATACAATTCTAAAATCATCTGCAAAAATTAACACTAGCTCtaaagtaaaaaaattcaaagcaTTACACACAAGAAATGTAAAGGTGGAAGAAAAATCCGAAGaaattaaaaatcaatttaGCAAATTGAAAGAGGTTGAATTCAAACCGATAAAAGAAATTAATGTCAACGAGTTTATCAATGATGGGACTGATTTGCAGAAGA TAAACGTGGAACTATCATGTCTTGACGACTCTCTAATTAAAATGTTGGCATACCAACGACTGCAGCAAATAATGGTACAGGACAGCCACAAAATAGAGAAGGATTCAAAAActgaaacaatgaaaacaattgaaaaaataatacaaaaagaCGATCTTGCCAAGTCCATGCCATTACCCAGTCAACTATTAACTAAGGACGACATTGAACGTATTGCTAGAGAATTCACTAGCCCAAAGAGAGAACATGAAGGCTCAGATAAGTATGCTTCTTTTCCTTGTTCGTCGTTTAAGCTGGAAATAAAGAACAAATCGGACGCGATTTCTCCAATTGATGAACAAAAGCAGCTCTCTGGAAATCTTAGTAAATGTATGACATGTCAGGATCTTCGTGCACGAGCTGTTATCACTCCCATTGCTGCAGGAGTGCAACACaacaatttttatgaaaaaccCAACTTTTCACATTCTGTTTACATGCGATATCGTGCAATATCAATAGGAATTGGACGCGGTAATGACATACAATTAAATCAGTATGGTAACTGTCAATGTATCTCTGAAAAACATGCTACGATCTTCTATGATGAG GTAACTAAAATGTTTGAGCTGCTGAACTATTCCGAGTTTGGAACAGAAGTTAATGGACAATTGTATTCAtgtgattttactatgcaaacCAAACTCGAAGCTTCCGTCGATTCGGAACATCCACCaaacaaaaaaacgaaaaaagatgAATATGACGATTTGAGTGGGGATAAACGAATCGACAAACAGAAAATTCGAAAAGATATGATAAAGCTAATTGATGCCTCACGTCAAATCAACCGTGAGAAATACGACTTTTTCTCAAATGCTAT
- the LOC131432472 gene encoding uncharacterized protein LOC131432472 isoform X3: MTESLKCEPQQEYRLESTESLQLKIKKMRNRSSSRKNSVASVGHDKSNNVTREEDLELENLMKQDTSNLSPMDQLIRAARILNPRQFELPREINSHFPFPGTEKQDYVSKNGNSKRGTRGRKIYELDVQGLVPLPAKTCHACGKSCRLAPLIACDYCDLFFHQDCLDPPLTALPTAMWMCPNHVEQYIDWKLVNSVSATERMKLWNHFNAIVDQDSVKNEFFRKVYRCNPPFRIKQKPKLRDRIDVPAMVQFHYSNPSNLIPSLRVLLRTKRVKYVDCKTSGYDDLQLISMINKELKEIKDAGEKIEKPGHFSFENDNPNSEKIHQDTILKSSAKINTSSKVKKFKALHTRNVKVEEKSEEIKNQFSKLKEVEFKPIKEINVNEFINDGTDLQKTVNVELSCLDDSLIKMLAYQRLQQIMVQDSHKIEKDSKTETMKTIEKIIQKDDLAKSMPLPSQLLTKDDIERIAREFTSPKREHEGSDKYASFPCSSFKLEIKNKSDAISPIDEQKQLSGNLSKCMTCQDLRARAVITPIAAGVQHNNFYEKPNFSHSVYMRYRAISIGIGRGNDIQLNQYGNCQCISEKHATIFYDEVTKMFELLNYSEFGTEVNGQLYSCDFTMQTKLEASVDSEHPPNKKTKKDEYDDLSGDKRIDKQKIRKDMIKLIDASRQINREKYDFFSNAMMTNVVHPTCHCLGLYPKTIGWEGTAILYQGTLLKFGCMSFVFSITDYDYNSEDFADSDGSSGDD, translated from the exons ATGACAGAATCATTGAAATGTGAACCGCAGCAAGAATATCGTTTAGAATCCACGGAGTCATTgcaattgaaaattaaaaaaatgcgtAACCGTAGTAGTTCTCGTAAAAATTCCGTAGCCAGTGTCGGACACGATAAGTCAAATAATGTTACCAGGGAAGAAGatctagaattagaaaatcttaTGAAACAAGATACGTCAAATTTATCTCCAATGGATCAACTAATTCGTGCAGCTCGAATTCTCAATCCACGTCAATTTGAGTTGCCTCGTGAAATAAACTCTCATTTTCCTTTTCCTGGGACAGAAAAACAAGATTACGTGAGTAAAAATGGGAATAGTAAACGAGGAACTAGAGGACGTAAAATTTACGAGTTAGACGTACAAGGGTTGGTACCTCTACCGGCGAAAACGTGTCATGCTTGCGGCAAATCTTGTCGACTAGCACCGCTGATTGCTTGTGATTACTGTGATTTATTTTTCCACCAGGATTGTCTTGATCCCCCTTTAACGGCACTTCCGACTGCCATGTGGATGTGTCCGAATCATGTCGAACAATACATT GATTGGAAATTAGTAAATTCAGTTTCTGCGACAGAGCGCATGAAATTGTGGAATCATTTCAATGCAATTGTTGATCAGGACAGcgtaaaaaatgaattttttcgtAAAGTTTATCGTTGCAATCCACCGTTTCGTATCAAACAAAAACCGAAATTGCGTGATCGAATAGATGTTCCAGCAATGGTTCAGTTTCATTACAGCAATCCTTCTAATTTAATACCATCTCTACGTGTTTTATTGCGAACCAAACGAGTAAAATATGTTGATTGCAAAACTTCAGGCTACGATGATTTGCAACTAATTTCCATGATAAATAAGGAGCTTAAGGAAATAAAAGATGCAGGTGAGAAAATAGAAAAACCTGgacatttttcatttgaaaacgaTAACCCAAATTCTGAGAAAATACATCAAGATACAATTCTAAAATCATCTGCAAAAATTAACACTAGCTCtaaagtaaaaaaattcaaagcaTTACACACAAGAAATGTAAAGGTGGAAGAAAAATCCGAAGaaattaaaaatcaatttaGCAAATTGAAAGAGGTTGAATTCAAACCGATAAAAGAAATTAATGTCAACGAGTTTATCAATGATGGGACTGATTTGCAGAAGA CAGTAAACGTGGAACTATCATGTCTTGACGACTCTCTAATTAAAATGTTGGCATACCAACGACTGCAGCAAATAATGGTACAGGACAGCCACAAAATAGAGAAGGATTCAAAAActgaaacaatgaaaacaattgaaaaaataatacaaaaagaCGATCTTGCCAAGTCCATGCCATTACCCAGTCAACTATTAACTAAGGACGACATTGAACGTATTGCTAGAGAATTCACTAGCCCAAAGAGAGAACATGAAGGCTCAGATAAGTATGCTTCTTTTCCTTGTTCGTCGTTTAAGCTGGAAATAAAGAACAAATCGGACGCGATTTCTCCAATTGATGAACAAAAGCAGCTCTCTGGAAATCTTAGTAAATGTATGACATGTCAGGATCTTCGTGCACGAGCTGTTATCACTCCCATTGCTGCAGGAGTGCAACACaacaatttttatgaaaaaccCAACTTTTCACATTCTGTTTACATGCGATATCGTGCAATATCAATAGGAATTGGACGCGGTAATGACATACAATTAAATCAGTATGGTAACTGTCAATGTATCTCTGAAAAACATGCTACGATCTTCTATGATGAG GTAACTAAAATGTTTGAGCTGCTGAACTATTCCGAGTTTGGAACAGAAGTTAATGGACAATTGTATTCAtgtgattttactatgcaaacCAAACTCGAAGCTTCCGTCGATTCGGAACATCCACCaaacaaaaaaacgaaaaaagatgAATATGACGATTTGAGTGGGGATAAACGAATCGACAAACAGAAAATTCGAAAAGATATGATAAAGCTAATTGATGCCTCACGTCAAATCAACCGTGAGAAATACGACTTTTTCTCAAATGCTAT